The Pyrus communis chromosome 8, drPyrComm1.1, whole genome shotgun sequence region GCGTCCACTGAACTGCTGCTGCAAGTATGAATGCAGCAAATAGCAGATCCACAAAACAAACAATGACATCCCAGGAACCAGATAAATGACCTGTATGACGATCAATCACAAACTTGGACGATCAATGGAGGATAGGATCAAAGGTTTGAGCCCCGTAAAGGTCATATGCATGGGGAAGTACACCAGAATTGTAATTCCAAGGTAAAATGAACAAGGAGGACTATCCTTTGAGTTCAGAAAAATGTTGAGGCTGATTTGAGGGAAAAGAAAGGCATCGAATACTAGACGGGCAAAGGACCTTAAATGCCCAAAAAGAAAATGCTTTACAATGTGCAATTTGTTCTGCTTGAAGTTCACAAACAAAGAAATGAAGCCTCCGGTGATGTGTAATAGTGCACAAACATTGAATACCATTTTCTCAGCACCCCATGAAACCATTAGGTTGGGATCGTGCAACTGCTTGGACCACTTAAGCTGGAGAAGACGTTGATGGAATATGAAAGCCAATAACATGACAACACGTACGGTCATCTCATTCACCCCAAGCCATCTGCCAACTCTTACACGAGACATCTTGGCTTTCTCAGTTTTGCAAGAACAAGGCAAGTTAAGCACCAGTGGGAGCATGTACTTCAAAGTAAGAAATGCAAGCATGAGAACTGAAATAAAAGGGATAAGTTACGGTGTCCTTTCACATAGTAAAACTGGTATCCCACAAATGTGCACGCGAGTTTGCTGGAGATCAGAGACATGAGAGTAGAAACAACACACACGAGCATGCAGATTTTCTCATACGAGCAGAAACAACACACATCTCCGTTCTATTTTTTTCTGGAAAATTACAAGTTATTAGACACAGGCACCTTCAAATATTGATCCACTAAATCTACAGGGAAGAAAACAACACCCTCCAAACTACTGCTGCAGCCTGCAGGTAAACAATTGCAGCAAAAAGCAGGATCCCACAGGAATAAAGACATCCCAAGCTGTTGAGAAGATACAAGCACCAGGAAACACATAAAAATACGACTGATAGTAGCCAACATAAGCATTACTCTGCTCAAGAACATGATTTTGCATGAACAAGGCCTCAAACTTTAGTAACAAAGGGATTAAGTGCCCCATAATATGAAAGCCCATCATGGCAACCGAGATGAAATGGAGCAGATTACGGTGCTTTTTCACATGGAAGAGTCGAAATCCTGAAAAGATGCACGTTTATATGTTGGAGCTAAGATGATCACCTACTCTGTCATCCAGTTTCATTTTTCTGGAAGAAAAAAGGCTTATGACTCTAAGGACAGGTCTGAGTTAAAGAGTGTCAGCTTTTTCTCGTCTGCTTTCCATGCTTCCCTTAATTTTATCTCCATTCTTCTTTGAATTAATCGGAGGAAACTGGACATGGATAAAATCTCACAATCCATTTTTTCATTTGACAATGCTTGACAATCTAGATCTCTACAGGCCACCTATTTGATTCTTTCCGCACACAAATCAAACCGAAAGAATAAAAGCTCAGCGACTACAGTCAAAGGGTAACTTAATTATAATTCATAGAGCATACTCTTTGTTAAGAATCTAGATGACACACTATAAAACAAACACCATGTAAACAATCACATTGCACCTGATAAATGCTTTGATGCATCTATAGTCCAAAAACCGATAGAAAACCATAATCCACAGCGAAGAAAGCAAATAACCATTATTGTACCTATGAATAAAAGCATGCCTGTGTAGATTGCAGCAAAGATTAAAGAGACAAAAGAAGATTCCCCAAAATCATATTCTCATAGCGATTACTGATTAGGCCTGAAGCATCTGTTGAACAAAAGTACCAATTCATCTAATCAAAACAAACATAGCATAATACAAATGGGGGTTTTTCCTAAACCTGGATTAAGAGTCCAAGGGTACCAAAATCAAATCGAAAACTTCACGCCCTCGTCATCTGCGGTAGTCCCCTTGAAGATTGCAAGCTTCCCTTTCTGCTCCAGCATCTTCAAAGCCCTCATCAGAACCGTCCGATCAATCCCATGAAGCTCCGTCCCCCTCGATTCAATCCCAGTTCGGATTTCCTCAACCGTCATCACACTATCCTCCAACCCATTGTCCTTGACGAAGTCCAGGACAATATTAGCCCAGTCCTGAATCCGATGCCATAGCACAAGGCACTTTCGGCGGCTTTTATCCAGCCACTCCGCCCGGCCCTGCGCCACCAACGCCGAGAGGAAGGCTTCCCGGGCTTCGTAGGTGAGAGATCGCTCGATCGCGGGGTTAGAGAAGAGCGGAAAGTCTTGGTCTTCCAATCCGATGACGAATATGTGGTGGGTTTTGCAGTAGTCGAGGATGAGGTCTTTCCATAGCTGTATCTGCTTCTCTCGGGTGTCTCTGACGGGTTGGAGTGTGAAGTACGGAGGGTAATTGAAGAACTGGGGAAGCTTGAAATCTCCCAATTTCTGCATCTGATACTCTCTTGGAGGCGATCAGAGGCCGGAAGCTTGACTGTGGCGGAGGACGGTGGGAGTGGGTAGTTTACTGGTAGAGGAGCAGAAAGTTTCTGAGGCTAAAAGATCAGTCCGACGCCGTTTTGCTGACAATTGACGAAACAAGGGGCGGCATTGAAAATATAAGGGAGTCCTCTTTGCAAATGCTTTTCACCCTGCGGAAATATACGTAACTTTCAAATCCAAACCGTTCAAAATAATCAAAACGTTCTGAATGTGCCACGTATTTAACGGTCCGGTTTTCCTGACCCTTTTCCCCACTCCGTCTCGCTTCATTTTTCCTTTTGCAATTGCCGAGTCATGTATTTCCAGTCGGGTAATGAAGGAAtataaatttgtagataaaatttgtaCATTAAATGATGTGTTCCTAATAGGAATGAGTATATTTATCAACGTCTAAGTTATAATCtattcatcaactttcatgttatttagtttataaatttttatctaCTAATTTagtttctctagcattacctTTTCACACTTCactatctctctttctcttatcTGCACACCAGAGTGTCAACATTGctagaaatgaagaaattaagCTATGGAAATAGAGAGAGATATGTCGAagatgtttagagagagaaggagaataTTGCAATTGAATCTTTCTATTTCTGTTAAGTATAGTATTATAAGGCATTCTCACTATTTATACTCATACAACTCATAGCAACCTTGAGACAAACCTCAGCAACCACTAATAACAATAGAAGTGGCATCCTCTACATAACTCAAACGACACAATACACATATCCTTTATATTCTAACATTCCCCCTCAATCTTATGTTGGGAAACCCCATGCATAAGATTGGAACAATGATGGCTGAAAGAAGGAGAACATAAACCTTTGGTAAGGATATCTGCATACTGATCAGTAGAGGATACAAACTGAAGTGAAATAACACCTTGTTGAAAACGTTCTTTaacaaagtgacaatccacTTCAATATGCTTAGCTTTGGAGTGAAGAACTAGATTAGTTGCCAATGCCATAGCTGAGATATTGTCACAATGTAATAGAGGAGGAACAAAACTCGGAATAGGCAAGTCTTTAAGCAACCGTTGTATCCAAATAATCTCAACAGTAGTAGTGGCCATGGCTTCTACTTCAATTGAAGAATGACTAACTGTATGTTGCTTCTTAGAACTTCAAGAGATGGGATTGGAACCTAGAAACACCACAAAACTAGTTGTAGACCTTCTATCATTGGAATCACCAGCCCAATCCACATCTGTGTATGCCTTAAGATATAAACTTTTAGGCCTAAACAAACCTCTCAATCCATAGTTCCTCTGATATATCTCAAGATATGTTTGACAACAACAAAATGAGATTATAATGGAGTGTGCATGAATTGGCAAACCTGATTAACTGAGTATGCAATATTAGGTCTTGTGAATGTTAAGTATTGCAAAGCTCCAACAATACTCATGTAAGTAGTAGGATCAGAATTTAGAGGACTACCATGAttgagtgttttttttattagggtgACATGGAGTAATATAAGGCTTGCACTGAACCATATCTGTCTTCTGTAGCAAGTCTTGTACATACTTGGATTGATGAACAAATAACCACTGAGAGTGAATATTCAATTTGCAGGcctaggaaataatgaagaagacctaaatctttcatatcaaattccTTTGTCAATTGTTGGACCACAGGCTGTACACTAGCATCATAATCTCCAGTAAGgatgatatcatccacatacaaAAGTAACACAACCAGATGAAGACCATCATGCTTGACAAAAAGAGAAGGATCTGCATAAGAAGCTGTAAAACCCAGTGAAAGCAGAAGAGAAGTAAACCTGTCATTCCACACTCATAGagcttgtttaagaccatagAGAGATCTGTGCAATTTGCAAATGTACTAGGGTGATGAACATCAACAAATCCCTAAGTTGAGACATGTATACTTCCTCCTTAAGAAATCCAtgtaaaaaatgcatttttttacATCTAGTTGCTTCAATTTCCAACCTTTAGTAGTTGCCAAAGATAACATGAGTCTCATTGTAGTTGGTTTAACCACAGGGCTAAAGGTTTCATAATAGTCTAGTCCTGCCTCCTAAGAAAATCCCTTGGCCACCAACCTCGTTTTATGCCTAGCAATGGAACCATCT contains the following coding sequences:
- the LOC137742577 gene encoding vacuolar protein sorting-associated protein 25; amino-acid sequence: MQKLGDFKLPQFFNYPPYFTLQPVRDTREKQIQLWKDLILDYCKTHHIFVIGLEDQDFPLFSNPAIERSLTYEAREAFLSALVAQGRAEWLDKSRRKCLVLWHRIQDWANIVLDFVKDNGLEDSVMTVEEIRTGIESRGTELHGIDRTVLMRALKMLEQKGKLAIFKGTTADDEGVKFSI